The genomic interval TCCTGCTGTTCTCCCTGACTGCCCTGGCGCACGCGGCCGGGCCGAGCCCCAAGGCCCCCACCACCGCGTCCCCCAAGGCTCCGGGAACACCGTTCCCCCAGGAGGTGCTGCACGCCTCGGAGCTCTTCTACTCGGTGCTGCTGTTCCACCCGGCGGAGCCGAAGGGCAACGTGGTGGCCAGCGCGAACGCGCTGCTGGCCGCGAAGTACCGGGAGCTGAGCGGCGCGTGGAAGCCCGGCGCGCCGGCGCCCGAGGTCGTCATCGAGGCGGTGCCGTGGGACAAGCTGGATCCGATCAACGAGGAGCACCTGCGCTACTTCGGCGGAAAGGTGGAGCCCGAGGATCGCAAGCGGCTGATGGGCGCGAAGCACGCGACGGCGCTCAACTTCCACATCCCGTTCGCGAAGCGCCACGAGTCGCTGCTGGCGGCCATGCGCTTCGCGCACCAGTTCGCCACCGAGCAGAAGGCCATCCTGTGGGACGCCGAGACACGCGAGTACTTCTCGCCCAAGCGCTGGAAGGAGACGCGGGTGGACGGCTGGACCGGAGCGGTCCCCTCGCTGCCCTCCCACATCACGATGCACGTATATGCCGACGGTGGGGCCCAGCGGATGGTCACCCTCGGGATGGTGAAGCTGGGCCTGCCGGATCTGGTCGTGGAGCAGGTGCCGGGCTCGATGACGACCGAGATGGGGAAGCTCGTCAACGCCGTGGCGCAGTTGCTCACCGAGGGGCTGGAGCCCGCGAAGAACGGTGAGCTGACGGTGGACGTGACGCGCGTGAAGGACGCCCGGGTGCAGCGCATGGTCACGGCGGATGATCCGAAGACGGCGCGGCGCAACACGAAGCTGTGGGCCATCGAGGGCCGCCGGGACAATGGAGACCCGGAGAACCCGCTGCTGGAGATCACCTTTCCGGGGAGCGGCTCGGCACACGAGCGGCAACTGGCGGCGCTCGACGCGCTGTTCGGCAAGAAGCCGGACAACATCACCGCCGCGCCCCCGGGAGACCCCGAGCTGGAGGCGGTGGCCCGCAAGGCGCGCGCCCGGCTCAACGAGCTGCGCCCTCGCATCGCCAAGGGGCTGCATCCGCCCGAGGTGCTCCTGGTGAAGGCGGGCTTCCGCACGGATGACGACAACCTCGAGTACATGTGGATGGAGGTCGTCACGTGGGAGAAGGACCGGCTGAAGGGAACGCTGGCCAACGAGCCGTTCAACGTGAGCCGCCTGCGCCGGGGCTCGCCGGTGGACGTGGCCGAGTCGGAGGTGCAGGACTACCTCTATATGAGCCCCAACGGCACGCGCGAGGGCGGTGAGAGCAGCACCATCCTCATGCGCCGCGAACAACAGGGCCGGTAGGCGGGGACGCCAGGATCGTCCAGGTGTTACCGACGGTAACGGAGGTTACGAAATCACACTGGACGCGGTGCGGCAGTCTGGGACGGATAGAGAGGGGACCCTATGGTACGGAGGTTGCGTTCGCCGCCTCCAGGCATCCGTTGACCCCAACAACCCCAGGGAAGCCATGAAGAATGCTCGACTTGCCGCACTGATCGTCTCGGGAGGAATCTGCTCGGCCACCCACGCACTGGCCCAGACCCCGGGCACCGGTGATGCCACCCCTCCGGCCGCCAACCAGCCCGCCCCGGCCCCGACTCCGCCCCCGGCCGCCGCCACGCCTCCAGCGCCGGCCGCCGCCGGGGACGACGAGAACATCTTCCGGTTCTACGGCACGCTCAACCCGCGCTTCATCATCACCGACAGCGCGGTGGAGTCCTTCAACCAGCCCAACGCCTCGGCCATCACCGCCGCGGGCAACCCCGCCTACTCCAACTTCCCGAACGCGACCCGCCACACCTTCCAGGTGGCACAGTCGCGCGTGGGGTTCTGGCTCAACGAGAAGGGCCCCCTGAGGGCGCAGCTCGAAATCGACTTCGTGGATTTCACCAAGGCCACCCCCACCGTCGCCAGCCTGCCCCGCCTGCGTCTGGCGCACGTGGACTACACCTTCCACCCCGGCCACACCGTGTCCCTGGGGCAGGATTGGGATCTACACGCCCCCATCAATCCGCACGGCATCAACCTGGTGGGCGCGCTCTTCCAGGCGGGCAACAGCGGCTTCATGCGCCAGCAGTTCAAATACCTCTACAGCACGCCGAGCCTCGAGCTGGCAGCGGCGGTGGGCTTCCCCGCCCCCAACGTGACGGCCAAGGACGCGGTCCTCGAGATTGGCGCCCTGCCCACCCTGGCGGTACGCGGCACCTACAAGTTCGGCAAGAGCCGGGTCGGCGCATCGGCGATCGCCACGCGGCTTCCCTTCAACTTCAGGGCCGCGGACCAGCGCTACGCCGCCGCCTTCGCCGCCACGCTCTTCTCCGAGCTCGCGCCCGCCGACACCACCAACATCCGCGTGGAGCTCAACTACGGGCAGAACTCCGCCAACCTGGGCCTGCTGACGCTGGCGCAGGGCCGAGCCAGTGAGG from Archangium lipolyticum carries:
- a CDS encoding DUF2314 domain-containing protein, with the translated sequence MFPPRAPVARLLGVLLFSLTALAHAAGPSPKAPTTASPKAPGTPFPQEVLHASELFYSVLLFHPAEPKGNVVASANALLAAKYRELSGAWKPGAPAPEVVIEAVPWDKLDPINEEHLRYFGGKVEPEDRKRLMGAKHATALNFHIPFAKRHESLLAAMRFAHQFATEQKAILWDAETREYFSPKRWKETRVDGWTGAVPSLPSHITMHVYADGGAQRMVTLGMVKLGLPDLVVEQVPGSMTTEMGKLVNAVAQLLTEGLEPAKNGELTVDVTRVKDARVQRMVTADDPKTARRNTKLWAIEGRRDNGDPENPLLEITFPGSGSAHERQLAALDALFGKKPDNITAAPPGDPELEAVARKARARLNELRPRIAKGLHPPEVLLVKAGFRTDDDNLEYMWMEVVTWEKDRLKGTLANEPFNVSRLRRGSPVDVAESEVQDYLYMSPNGTREGGESSTILMRREQQGR